Proteins encoded within one genomic window of Amycolatopsis sp. 2-15:
- a CDS encoding bifunctional helix-turn-helix transcriptional regulator/GNAT family N-acetyltransferase → MNDVSLAERVATVRAFNRLYTGVIGVLDEGPANAEYSLSEARVLFEVAQQTELHVSDLRKRLDLDGGYASRLLSRLESRGLVVRERSGEDARRQIVRLTGAGREAFADLDSRSVRQIGGLLERFPDEDQRRLLGAMGTITQLVGEKPADPTLVLRTPRPGDLGWVVHRHGTLYAREYGLDERFEALVARVVADFADHRDDPRQSAWIAELAGERVGSIFCMPSADERTAKLRLLLLEPAARGHGVGKRLVHECVEFARGRGYAAMELWTLSALDAARGIYRSAGFRLEREEPTREFGPPVTGEIWRMEL, encoded by the coding sequence ATGAACGACGTGAGCCTGGCGGAGCGCGTTGCCACCGTGCGCGCGTTCAACCGCCTGTACACCGGGGTGATCGGCGTCCTCGACGAAGGACCGGCCAACGCCGAGTACTCGCTGAGTGAAGCGCGGGTGCTGTTCGAGGTCGCCCAACAAACCGAGCTCCACGTGAGTGACCTGCGAAAACGCCTTGATCTCGACGGCGGCTACGCGAGCAGGCTGCTCAGCCGGCTCGAAAGCCGCGGCCTGGTCGTCCGGGAACGCAGCGGCGAAGACGCCCGCCGCCAGATCGTCCGCCTGACCGGTGCCGGCCGCGAAGCGTTCGCCGACCTCGACAGCCGCTCGGTCCGCCAGATCGGCGGCCTCCTCGAACGTTTCCCCGACGAAGACCAGCGCCGCCTGCTCGGCGCGATGGGGACCATCACGCAGCTCGTCGGTGAGAAACCCGCCGACCCCACGCTCGTGTTACGCACCCCGCGACCGGGTGACCTCGGCTGGGTGGTCCACCGCCACGGCACCCTCTACGCGCGCGAGTACGGCCTCGACGAACGCTTCGAAGCCCTCGTCGCCCGCGTGGTCGCCGATTTCGCCGACCACCGTGACGACCCGCGCCAGTCCGCCTGGATCGCGGAGCTCGCCGGCGAACGCGTCGGCAGCATCTTCTGCATGCCCAGCGCGGACGAACGCACCGCCAAACTGCGCCTCCTGCTGCTCGAACCGGCCGCGCGCGGCCACGGTGTCGGCAAACGGCTCGTGCACGAGTGCGTCGAGTTCGCCCGCGGCCGCGGCTACGCGGCCATGGAGCTGTGGACGCTCTCGGCCCTCGACGCCGCCCGCGGCATCTACCGCAGCGCCGGGTTCAGGCTGGAACGCGAGGAACCCACCCGCGAGTTCGGCCCGCCGGTCACCGGCGAGATCTGGCGGATGGAGCTCTAG
- a CDS encoding ATP-binding protein, whose protein sequence is MDPIRNPFAPGAGQRPPELAGRERELGAFEVVLERVARGRPERSLVLTGLRGVGKTVLLGELRSMAIRHGWGAGKIEARPDAELRRPLSAALHRAIRDLAVRHRAPDRVEEVLGVLKAFALKANKADAKLRDRWQPGIEAPAAQGRADSGDIEIDLVELFTDVAELAADVGTGVALLIDEIQDLQPDDVSALCAACHELSQSGAPLVVVGAGLPHVPAVLSASKSYSERLFRYARIDRLSRADADFAVMAPIEREEAGIEPEALDALFDASGGYPYFIQAYGKAAWDAAPSDPITVKDVQVAAPEAESELAVGFFGSRYERATPAEREYLLAMAELTQGRDEAAGTADVAVYLGRKPSSLSPARDSLMKKGLVYSAERGQIAFTVPHFGHYLLGRD, encoded by the coding sequence GTGGACCCCATCCGCAATCCGTTCGCGCCCGGGGCCGGGCAGCGGCCGCCCGAGTTGGCGGGGCGGGAGCGTGAGCTGGGGGCGTTCGAGGTGGTCCTGGAGCGCGTCGCGAGGGGGCGGCCGGAGCGGAGTCTGGTGTTGACCGGGCTGCGGGGGGTCGGCAAGACCGTGTTGCTGGGGGAGCTGCGGTCGATGGCCATCCGACACGGGTGGGGCGCCGGGAAGATCGAGGCGCGGCCGGATGCGGAGCTCAGGAGGCCGTTGTCGGCCGCGTTGCACAGGGCGATTCGGGATCTCGCGGTCAGGCACCGGGCGCCGGATCGGGTTGAAGAGGTTCTGGGGGTGCTGAAGGCGTTCGCGTTGAAGGCGAACAAGGCCGATGCGAAGCTGAGGGACCGGTGGCAGCCGGGGATCGAGGCGCCGGCCGCGCAGGGGCGGGCCGATTCCGGGGACATCGAGATCGACCTGGTGGAGCTGTTCACCGACGTCGCTGAGCTCGCGGCCGATGTGGGCACCGGCGTGGCGCTCCTGATCGACGAGATCCAGGACCTGCAGCCCGACGACGTTTCGGCTCTGTGCGCCGCGTGCCATGAGCTGTCGCAGTCCGGGGCGCCGCTCGTGGTGGTCGGGGCGGGGCTGCCGCACGTGCCGGCCGTGCTGAGCGCGTCGAAGTCTTATTCGGAACGGCTGTTCCGCTACGCGCGCATCGATCGTCTCAGCCGTGCGGACGCCGACTTCGCCGTGATGGCGCCGATCGAACGCGAGGAAGCCGGCATCGAGCCCGAGGCGCTCGACGCGCTGTTCGACGCGTCCGGCGGGTACCCGTACTTCATCCAGGCCTACGGCAAAGCCGCGTGGGACGCCGCGCCCTCGGACCCGATCACGGTGAAGGACGTGCAGGTCGCGGCGCCCGAGGCGGAGTCCGAGCTGGCCGTGGGGTTCTTCGGCTCGCGCTACGAACGCGCGACGCCCGCCGAGCGCGAGTACCTGCTCGCGATGGCCGAGCTGACGCAAGGCCGCGACGAGGCCGCCGGGACCGCCGACGTGGCCGTTTACCTGGGGCGCAAGCCCTCCTCGCTGTCGCCGGCGCGCGACAGCCTCATGAAGAAGGGCCTGGTCTACTCCGCCGAACGCGGGCAGATCGCCTTCACGGTGCCCCACTTCGGGCACTACCTGCTCGGCCGCGACTGA
- a CDS encoding MerR family transcriptional regulator: MEWSIQDIARAAGTTSRTLRHYDAVGLLAPSRIGGNGYRYYDSAALVRLQRILLLRELGLGLPAIASVLDGERDNVVALSTHLALLEQERARIGRQIDSVRTTLRKLEGGEPLMAEEVFDGFDHTVHEAEVTSRWGASAYRTGDQWWRSLSASERAAHQREQGDIAAAFGAARAAGLPVESAEVQAVVGRLHAWLRPAVKTVTRGYFVGLGQLYVDDPRYGTYDADFGPGTAEFIRDAMRIYAERNLTE, translated from the coding sequence ATGGAGTGGTCGATCCAGGACATCGCCCGAGCGGCGGGCACGACGAGCCGGACGCTGCGGCACTACGACGCCGTCGGCCTGCTCGCGCCCAGCCGCATCGGCGGCAACGGCTACCGCTACTACGACTCCGCCGCCCTGGTGCGGCTCCAGCGGATCCTGTTGCTGCGCGAACTCGGCCTGGGGCTGCCCGCCATCGCCTCCGTCCTCGACGGTGAACGCGACAACGTTGTCGCTTTGTCGACACACCTCGCGTTGCTGGAACAGGAGCGGGCGCGGATCGGGCGGCAGATCGACTCCGTGCGGACCACGTTGAGGAAATTGGAGGGAGGTGAACCACTCATGGCGGAGGAAGTTTTCGACGGCTTCGATCACACGGTGCACGAGGCTGAGGTGACCTCGCGTTGGGGCGCTTCGGCTTACCGCACTGGTGATCAGTGGTGGCGGTCGTTGTCGGCCTCGGAACGTGCGGCGCACCAGCGGGAGCAGGGCGACATCGCGGCTGCTTTCGGGGCGGCGCGGGCTGCGGGGTTGCCGGTTGAGTCTGCCGAGGTGCAGGCCGTCGTGGGCCGGCTCCACGCCTGGTTGCGGCCGGCGGTGAAGACGGTGACGCGCGGGTACTTCGTGGGGTTGGGGCAGTTGTATGTCGACGATCCGCGGTATGGGACCTACGACGCTGATTTCGGCCCCGGCACCGCGGAGTTCATCCGGGACGCGATGCGGATCTACGCAGAACGGAACCTTACGGAGTAG
- a CDS encoding DoxX family protein, whose protein sequence is MILRRVARPLLASMFIYGGIGMLRDTRGHAKAIEPFLTETFDKVEGLVPEQVPRDPATLVRIDAAVKIGAGLALASGKAPRLASLALLGTLVPTTAAAHRFWEIKDPVERQAQQVQFLKNAGIAGGLLLAAGDTAGKPSLGWRARRAAKKAGKQAEKLSKKAEKQLS, encoded by the coding sequence GTGATACTGCGCCGGGTGGCCCGTCCACTGCTCGCGTCGATGTTCATCTACGGCGGTATCGGCATGCTCCGCGACACCCGAGGGCACGCGAAGGCGATCGAGCCGTTCCTCACCGAGACGTTCGACAAGGTCGAGGGTCTCGTCCCCGAGCAGGTGCCGCGTGACCCCGCGACGCTCGTCCGCATCGACGCCGCTGTGAAGATCGGCGCCGGCCTCGCGCTCGCGTCGGGCAAGGCGCCGCGGCTGGCGTCGCTCGCGCTGCTGGGCACGCTCGTGCCCACGACGGCCGCCGCGCACCGGTTCTGGGAGATCAAGGACCCCGTCGAGCGGCAGGCGCAGCAGGTGCAGTTTCTCAAGAACGCGGGCATCGCCGGCGGTCTGCTGCTGGCCGCTGGCGACACGGCGGGCAAGCCGTCGCTCGGCTGGCGCGCCCGCCGTGCCGCGAAGAAGGCCGGCAAGCAAGCCGAAAAGCTCAGCAAGAAGGCCGAAAAGCAGCTCAGCTGA
- a CDS encoding acetyl-CoA C-acetyltransferase, translating into MATRKTAAVRKVAIIGGNRIPFARSNGPYAKASNQDMFTAALDGLVSRFALQDEVIGEVAAGAVLKHSKDFNLARESVLGSRLSAATPASDVQMACGTGLQAVINVAHKISLGEIDSAIAGGVDTTSDAPLAVNADLRKILVQLNSAKTLGDRLKLLTKLRPGQIVPEIPRNAEPRTALSMGEHAAQTAKVWDVTREAQDELAAASHQHLAAAYDRGFFDDLVTPFLKLAKDQNLRPDSSVEKLAKLKPVYGGADGTMTAGNSTPLTDGASTVLLATDEWAKAHNLPVQAYLTFSQTAAVDYVHGAEGLLMAPAYAVPRMLERAGLSLQDFDFYEIHEAFASQVLATLKAWEDPAFTKEKLGLDTPLGSIDRAKLNVNGSSLAAGHPFAATGGRIVATLAKLLHEKGSGRGLISICAAGGQGVTAILEK; encoded by the coding sequence ATGGCGACCAGGAAAACCGCCGCGGTCCGCAAGGTCGCGATCATCGGTGGCAACCGCATCCCCTTCGCGCGGTCGAACGGCCCGTACGCGAAGGCGTCGAACCAGGACATGTTCACCGCCGCGCTCGACGGCCTGGTAAGCCGCTTCGCGCTGCAGGACGAGGTGATCGGCGAGGTCGCCGCGGGCGCGGTGCTCAAGCACTCCAAGGACTTCAACCTCGCACGCGAGAGCGTGCTCGGCAGCCGGCTTTCCGCCGCGACCCCCGCGTCCGACGTCCAGATGGCGTGCGGCACGGGGTTGCAGGCCGTGATCAACGTGGCGCACAAGATCTCGCTGGGGGAGATCGACTCCGCCATCGCGGGTGGCGTGGACACGACGAGTGACGCTCCGCTGGCCGTGAACGCCGACCTGCGCAAGATCCTCGTGCAGCTCAACTCCGCGAAGACGCTGGGCGACCGGCTCAAGCTCCTCACGAAGCTGCGGCCGGGCCAGATCGTGCCCGAGATCCCGCGCAACGCCGAGCCGCGCACCGCTCTGTCGATGGGTGAGCACGCGGCGCAAACGGCGAAGGTCTGGGACGTCACGCGCGAGGCGCAGGACGAGCTCGCCGCCGCCAGCCACCAGCACCTCGCCGCCGCGTACGACCGCGGTTTCTTCGACGACCTCGTGACGCCGTTCCTCAAGCTGGCCAAGGACCAGAACCTGCGGCCGGATTCCAGCGTCGAGAAGCTCGCCAAGCTCAAGCCCGTCTACGGCGGCGCCGACGGCACCATGACGGCCGGCAACTCGACGCCGCTGACCGACGGCGCGTCGACCGTGCTGCTCGCGACGGACGAGTGGGCGAAGGCGCACAACCTGCCCGTGCAGGCGTACCTGACGTTCTCGCAGACGGCGGCCGTCGACTACGTCCACGGCGCCGAGGGGCTGCTGATGGCGCCCGCGTATGCAGTGCCGCGGATGCTGGAGCGCGCGGGACTTTCCTTGCAGGACTTCGACTTCTACGAGATCCACGAGGCGTTCGCGTCGCAGGTGTTGGCAACGTTGAAGGCGTGGGAGGACCCGGCGTTCACCAAGGAGAAGCTGGGTCTCGACACGCCGCTGGGCTCGATCGACCGCGCGAAGCTGAACGTCAACGGCTCGTCGCTCGCCGCCGGGCACCCGTTCGCCGCGACGGGCGGTCGGATCGTGGCGACACTGGCGAAGCTGTTGCACGAGAAGGGATCCGGGCGTGGTCTGATCTCGATCTGTGCGGCCGGGGGCCAGGGTGTGACGGCGATTCTGGAGAAGTGA
- a CDS encoding 3-oxoacyl-ACP reductase: protein MADRYQQFTKTPVGKFVVPKLGLPTPATLRRYRAGQPALEGPALLGAAPGGRLEKTLKSQLSAAGIEVLEVAGERHAALVFDATGIKDPTDLREVYRFFHPVIRKVGPSGRVVVFGTPPELVEGRERIAQRALEGFVRSVGKELKRGATAQLVYVAEGAEAAAESTVRFLLSAKSAFVDAQVIHVGTHGTSAAAPSNWEKPLDGKVALVTGASRGIGEAIAETLARDGAHVVALDIPAQGAELSTVANRVGGSALQLDITAADAPAKLAEYLTTRHGGVDVVVHNAGITRDKTLGNLTEGGWDAVLTVNLAAQLAVNDKLLADKVLRENGRIIGVSSIAGIAGNVGQTNYATSKAGVIGMVNVGAPQLAEYGGTINAVAPGFIETKMTAAVPLFIREAGRRLSSLGQGGLPVDVAETIAWYANPASAAVNGNVVRVCGQALLGA from the coding sequence ATGGCTGACAGGTACCAGCAGTTCACGAAAACCCCGGTGGGGAAGTTCGTGGTGCCGAAGCTCGGCCTGCCCACCCCCGCCACGCTGCGTCGCTACCGCGCCGGCCAGCCCGCACTCGAGGGTCCCGCACTCCTCGGCGCCGCGCCGGGCGGACGGCTCGAAAAGACCCTGAAGAGTCAGCTCTCCGCGGCGGGGATCGAGGTCCTCGAAGTCGCGGGAGAACGCCACGCCGCCCTCGTCTTCGACGCCACCGGCATCAAGGACCCCACCGATCTGCGCGAGGTCTACCGCTTCTTCCACCCGGTGATTCGCAAGGTCGGGCCGTCGGGCCGGGTCGTCGTGTTCGGCACGCCGCCCGAGCTGGTCGAGGGCCGCGAGCGGATCGCGCAACGGGCGCTGGAGGGCTTCGTCCGCTCCGTCGGCAAGGAGCTGAAGCGCGGCGCGACGGCGCAGCTCGTCTACGTGGCCGAAGGCGCCGAAGCCGCGGCCGAGTCGACGGTGCGGTTCCTGCTGTCGGCGAAGTCGGCGTTCGTCGACGCGCAGGTGATCCACGTCGGCACCCACGGCACTTCCGCCGCGGCCCCGTCGAACTGGGAAAAGCCGTTGGACGGCAAGGTCGCGCTGGTCACCGGCGCGTCGCGCGGCATCGGTGAGGCCATCGCGGAGACGCTCGCCCGCGACGGCGCCCACGTCGTCGCCCTGGACATCCCGGCGCAGGGCGCGGAGCTGTCCACAGTGGCCAATCGCGTCGGCGGTTCGGCACTGCAGCTGGACATCACGGCGGCCGACGCGCCGGCCAAGCTCGCCGAGTACCTCACCACGCGCCACGGCGGCGTCGACGTCGTCGTGCACAACGCCGGCATCACGCGCGACAAAACCCTCGGCAACCTGACCGAGGGCGGCTGGGACGCCGTGCTCACCGTGAACCTCGCCGCGCAGCTCGCGGTGAACGACAAGCTGCTGGCCGACAAGGTCCTGCGCGAAAACGGCCGCATCATCGGCGTTTCGTCGATCGCGGGCATCGCCGGCAACGTCGGCCAGACGAACTACGCGACGTCGAAGGCCGGCGTGATCGGCATGGTCAACGTCGGCGCGCCACAGCTCGCGGAGTACGGCGGCACGATCAACGCCGTCGCGCCGGGTTTCATCGAGACCAAGATGACCGCCGCCGTCCCGCTGTTCATCCGCGAAGCCGGGCGACGCCTCTCGAGCCTCGGCCAGGGCGGCCTGCCGGTCGACGTCGCCGAGACGATCGCCTGGTACGCCAACCCGGCGTCGGCCGCGGTCAACGGCAACGTGGTCCGCGTGTGCGGCCAGGCCCTGCTGGGGGCGTGA
- a CDS encoding MaoC family dehydratase: MSVRELTSAPSLATLYPKALLRRGGGSTLPDTELVRPSVTVSSAHVAAYAEVCGFRYSDVLPATYPHMLVFGLQMALMTEPGFPFPLLGLVHVANSITARRPLSLGETFSTRVRAENLRPHEKGRQFDMVSELWVGTELVWSEVSTYLRRGGSAGSTGVRAALVPPTPTAVWTVPGDTGRRYADVSGDRNPIHLHPLTARLFGFPRAIAHGMWTKAHALASFEGRLPDAYTVDVRFKQPVLLPARAAFTAWPTDQGWAFELWNTRKPKPHLDGVVSAL, from the coding sequence ATGTCCGTTCGCGAGCTGACCAGCGCACCCAGCCTGGCGACGCTGTACCCGAAGGCTCTGCTGCGCCGCGGCGGCGGCTCGACGCTGCCGGACACGGAGCTGGTGCGGCCGTCGGTCACGGTTTCCTCTGCACACGTCGCTGCGTACGCGGAGGTGTGCGGGTTCCGGTATTCGGATGTGCTGCCCGCGACCTACCCGCACATGCTGGTGTTCGGGCTGCAGATGGCGTTGATGACGGAGCCCGGGTTCCCGTTCCCGCTGCTGGGCTTGGTGCACGTGGCGAACTCGATCACGGCCCGGCGCCCGTTGTCCCTGGGCGAGACGTTCTCCACGCGCGTACGGGCGGAGAACTTGCGGCCGCACGAGAAGGGCCGGCAGTTCGACATGGTGAGCGAGCTCTGGGTCGGCACGGAGCTGGTGTGGTCGGAGGTGTCGACTTATCTGCGCCGCGGTGGTTCTGCTGGTTCCACGGGAGTGCGTGCCGCCTTGGTCCCCCCGACGCCGACCGCCGTGTGGACCGTCCCGGGCGACACCGGCCGCCGCTACGCCGACGTCTCGGGCGACCGCAACCCCATCCACCTGCACCCGCTCACCGCGCGCCTGTTCGGCTTCCCCCGCGCCATCGCCCACGGCATGTGGACGAAGGCCCACGCCCTGGCGTCCTTCGAGGGCCGCCTGCCCGACGCGTACACGGTGGACGTCCGCTTCAAGCAGCCGGTGCTCCTGCCGGCCCGCGCGGCCTTCACCGCCTGGCCGACGGATCAGGGGTGGGCTTTCGAGCTGTGGAATACCCGGAAACCCAAGCCGCACTTGGACGGCGTGGTCTCAGCTCTCTGA
- a CDS encoding TetR/AcrR family transcriptional regulator: protein MPDEDQRPPERARRLPRAVRERQILDAAVRVFSRHGYHAASMDEISEVAGVSKPMIYTYLGSKEDLFGKSIQREATRLLEAIQAGVQPDLPPDMQLWHGLRSFYRFVAEYRESWTVLHRQALTVGGTFAAEITAMRGRAIELVAALVVSAGTRKGLGEQAEFSGAGLAAALVGAAESLADWALDHPEISDGVLASWLMNLVWLGFNDLVEGQVWKPLPETNSES from the coding sequence GTGCCCGACGAAGATCAGCGCCCGCCCGAGCGGGCCCGGCGGCTGCCGCGCGCGGTGCGTGAGCGGCAGATCCTGGACGCCGCCGTGCGCGTGTTCTCCCGCCACGGCTACCACGCGGCCTCGATGGACGAGATCTCCGAAGTCGCCGGCGTCTCCAAGCCGATGATCTACACCTACCTCGGCTCGAAGGAAGACCTCTTCGGCAAGAGCATCCAACGCGAGGCGACGCGCCTGCTCGAGGCCATCCAGGCGGGCGTCCAGCCGGATCTCCCGCCTGACATGCAGCTTTGGCACGGGCTGCGGTCGTTCTACCGCTTCGTCGCCGAGTACCGCGAGTCGTGGACGGTGCTGCACCGCCAAGCGCTGACGGTCGGCGGCACGTTCGCCGCGGAGATCACGGCGATGCGCGGGCGGGCGATCGAGCTGGTCGCCGCGCTGGTGGTGTCCGCGGGAACGCGGAAGGGGCTCGGGGAGCAGGCCGAGTTCTCGGGCGCCGGGTTGGCCGCCGCGCTGGTCGGTGCGGCGGAATCGCTGGCCGACTGGGCGCTGGACCACCCGGAGATCTCCGACGGCGTGCTGGCGTCATGGCTGATGAACCTCGTGTGGCTGGGGTTCAACGACCTGGTCGAAGGCCAGGTCTGGAAACCGCTGCCGGAAACGAACTCAGAGAGCTGA
- a CDS encoding SCP2 sterol-binding domain-containing protein has protein sequence MADGSDVAGLRGAALLDALDRVALDGLDVNNVADAIDPRELGRDDFRRLLESLLRLSEDSPAFSLAKVDPTRFATLVSRASRAQLEAVVASRPLRERLLDEIFARMGAHLREDRARSLDAVVHWRLSGGAGAAGYDRYATAISGGSCTVSRTVEGARPRVTITLSPVDFFRLITHQATPAVLFVTGKIKVKGDLAFGAGLIGYFDLPKPA, from the coding sequence ATGGCAGACGGTTCTGACGTGGCCGGCTTGCGCGGCGCCGCCCTGCTCGACGCCCTCGACCGCGTCGCGCTCGACGGCCTCGACGTCAACAACGTCGCCGACGCCATCGACCCCCGCGAACTCGGCCGTGATGACTTCCGCCGGCTGCTGGAATCGCTCCTGCGCCTGTCGGAAGACTCCCCGGCGTTCTCGCTGGCCAAGGTCGACCCGACCCGCTTCGCCACGCTCGTCTCGCGGGCCTCCCGGGCGCAGCTGGAGGCCGTCGTCGCCTCGCGCCCCCTGCGCGAACGCCTCCTCGACGAGATCTTCGCCCGCATGGGCGCGCACCTCCGCGAGGACCGCGCCCGCTCGCTCGACGCTGTCGTCCACTGGCGCCTCTCCGGCGGCGCCGGCGCCGCCGGCTACGACCGCTACGCCACCGCCATCTCCGGCGGCTCGTGCACGGTCTCGCGAACGGTCGAAGGCGCCCGCCCCCGCGTCACGATTACCTTGTCCCCGGTCGACTTCTTCCGCCTCATCACACACCAGGCGACCCCGGCGGTGCTGTTCGTGACGGGCAAAATCAAGGTGAAAGGCGACCTCGCATTCGGGGCCGGCTTGATCGGCTATTTCGACCTCCCGAAGCCCGCCTGA
- a CDS encoding SCP2 sterol-binding domain-containing protein, translating into MSRFSRSRSAASEGHAVNGFARKLDVGKLTPAQFVQVLETLHMLGNAGAGIELSSLTTQALVDVVHRASRDQLKALADHPELRAVFLDEIFRRMSEHFRADRARHVDFVVSWRFSGGTGADGYDRFQTVIESGACVSSTDLSRTPDTTLTLSVDDFIRMATGTSAPAAMFVTGRVKVKGEYAPAVRFSSYFDIPKPSW; encoded by the coding sequence GTGTCCCGATTCTCGCGTTCCCGTTCCGCCGCCTCCGAGGGGCACGCGGTCAACGGCTTCGCCCGCAAGCTGGACGTCGGCAAGCTCACGCCCGCGCAGTTCGTGCAGGTCCTGGAAACCTTGCACATGCTCGGAAACGCGGGCGCCGGCATCGAACTGAGCAGCCTGACCACCCAGGCCCTGGTCGACGTCGTCCACCGCGCCTCCCGCGACCAACTCAAAGCGCTCGCCGACCACCCCGAGTTACGCGCGGTCTTCCTCGACGAAATTTTCCGCAGAATGTCCGAGCATTTCCGCGCCGACCGCGCCCGCCACGTCGACTTCGTCGTTTCCTGGCGCTTTTCCGGCGGCACCGGCGCCGACGGCTACGACCGCTTCCAAACCGTCATCGAATCCGGCGCGTGCGTCTCCAGCACCGACCTGTCCCGCACCCCGGACACCACCCTCACCCTCTCGGTCGACGACTTCATCCGCATGGCCACCGGCACCTCCGCCCCCGCGGCGATGTTCGTGACGGGCCGCGTGAAGGTCAAGGGCGAGTACGCGCCGGCGGTGCGGTTTTCGAGCTACTTCGACATCCCGAAGCCCAGCTGGTGA
- a CDS encoding DUF6339 family protein — protein MSVLFPRLLPRQAQALYDQYKSLTIEELEQQVALRHDSAVYAATGGDRVREKDLEKLRQTIVVAAREAGFPGRSTTNDRTDFDRKVAELLHRTLGLAPAEAAARDIWAFLALVVLPDISFWRFEKRTDERFLAKDLTRHVFGRLWWRAHLVHDPDGAKPYAALRILGEAAFDQIYARRRSLGGSPQLVRSILRVWHEIDTAGVNETDLLKDFLKRLLRLGAFMSFETLEDEQLAIEVRRAARDSLHAFTADRGPRHALS, from the coding sequence ATGAGCGTCCTGTTCCCGCGCTTGCTGCCCCGCCAGGCGCAAGCGTTGTACGACCAGTACAAGTCGCTGACGATCGAGGAGCTCGAACAGCAGGTCGCGCTGCGCCACGACTCCGCCGTCTACGCCGCGACAGGCGGTGACCGCGTCCGGGAGAAGGACCTCGAGAAACTCCGTCAGACCATCGTCGTCGCGGCGCGCGAGGCGGGATTCCCGGGCCGATCGACGACGAACGATCGAACGGACTTCGATCGGAAAGTCGCGGAGCTGTTGCACCGGACGCTGGGGCTGGCGCCTGCGGAAGCAGCCGCACGGGACATCTGGGCGTTCCTCGCGCTCGTCGTGCTGCCGGACATCTCCTTCTGGCGGTTCGAGAAGCGGACCGACGAGCGTTTCTTGGCCAAAGACCTCACGCGGCATGTGTTCGGCCGCCTCTGGTGGCGTGCGCACCTGGTCCACGACCCCGACGGCGCCAAGCCGTACGCGGCCCTGAGAATCCTCGGAGAAGCTGCGTTCGACCAGATCTACGCGCGCCGGCGATCACTCGGCGGCAGCCCCCAGCTGGTGCGCTCGATCCTCCGGGTGTGGCACGAGATCGACACCGCCGGAGTGAACGAAACCGATCTGCTCAAGGACTTCCTCAAGCGCTTGCTCCGGCTCGGTGCCTTCATGTCCTTCGAGACTCTCGAAGACGAGCAACTCGCCATCGAAGTGCGCCGCGCCGCGCGCGATTCGCTCCACGCGTTCACCGCGGACCGCGGACCCCGACACGCGCTCAGTTGA